A region of the Calditrichota bacterium genome:
GCGGCCGAGTGGAGGTGTTCGGCAGCGGTGGTGGCGAGAGGCTCGCGCTCCGGGTGGGCGTGCCCTTCCTTGGCCGCATTCCGCTCGATCCACACGTAGCGGAGTCTGGTGACCAGGGGAAGCCCTTCGCGGCCTACCTGCAGCAATCGCCCGTGGCGCAGGAGTTCCAGGCCATCGTGGAAAAGGTCCTGGCCGCCACCAAGGGAGAGGGAGAAGACCAGGAGCCGGAAGGCGGAGCTGCGCAGGCCCGAGAGGCCCCCTCGGGCTCTTGATCCCTTGCCACCTTGAGACTCATCCCGGTATGCCCTCTCCCTGAATGACCCAAAGGCCTGAGGAGTCGTCGTCCCTTGTGGCCTGGGGCACCCCTTGTCCTTGCCCGGGCGCTGGGCAGAGCAGCAGCCGGCCGGTGCACGCCTTTCTGCCAAAAACACCTTGTTTGCGCAGTTCGTTTTTAGTAAATTTAGCGGCCGTTCTGGGCACAGCCATGTTCCAGGAAATCGCCACCAAATTTGACGCGGTCATCAGGAAGCTGCGCGGCCACGGCAAGCTCACCGAAAAGAACATTGCCGAGACTATGCGTGAGGTGCGCCGCGTGCTCCTTGAGGCCGACGTCAACTACCGGGTGGTAAAGGACTTTATTGACCACGTGCAGCAGAGGGCCCTTGGCGTGGAGGTGATGCGCAGTGTCACGCCAGGGCAGTTGGTGGTCAAGATCATCCACGATGAGCTGACGGCGCTCATGGGCGGAAGCGAAGAGCCCCTGCGCCTCAGCCGTTGGCCCAGCGTGGTTGTGCTCGTCGGTCTGCAGGGTTCAGGCAAGACGACCTTCGCCGGCAAGCTGGCGCGCCACCTTCGTCAGCGGGGGCGCAACCCTCTCCTGGTTGCCGCCGATGTGCGTCGCCCTGCAGCCATCACGCAGCTGGAGGTGGTGGGCAAGGCGGTGGATTGCCGCGTGTTCAGCGCCCAGGCCGATGCAGTGGCCATCTGCACACAAGCGCTGCAGTTCGCGCGGCAGAATGGCTTCGATGTGGTGATCATCGACACCGGTGGGCGCCTCCACATCGACGAGGAGCTCATGGAGGAGTTGGTGGCCATCAAGAAGGCCACCTCGCCGGAGGAAGTGCTCCTGGTGGCTGATGGCATGACCGGACAGGACGCGGTCAACGCCGCCACGGCGTTCAACGAGCGCCTGGACATCACTGGCGTGGTGCTCACCAAGATGGACGGCGACGCACGCGGCGGTGCAGCCATGTCCGTGCGTGCGGTCACCGGCAAGCCCATCAAGTTCCTCAGCGTGGGCGAAAAGCTCGACGCCCTGGAGAAGTTTCATCCAGAACGGATGGCTTCGCGCATTCTGGGCATGGGCGATGTGGTCACCCTGGTGGAGCGCGCTCAGGAGGCCCTCGACCGCGAAAAGGCCGAGCGCCTGGAAAAGAAGCTGCGCCGCCAGGAGTTCACGTTAGAGGACTTTTACGACCAGCTGCAGCAGTTGAAGAAGATGGGGCCACTGGAGGAGGTAATGGGCATGCTGCCGGGCTTCGGCCGCTTGCCCCTGCGTAACCTCACCCTCGATGAGCGGTCGATGGTCAAGACCGAGGCCATCATCAACTCGATGACCCCGGAGGAACGGCGACGGCCGCACATCATCAACGGCAGCCGCAGGCGACGCATCGCTCGCGGCAGTGGCACCACCGTGCAAGACGTCAACCGTGTGCTGCGCCAATTCGAAATGGTGCAGCGCATGGTCAAACAGATGAGCAGACCTGGCAGGCACATGGGCAGAACCTTGGGGCTTCCCTGAGGATTGCCCCCTGCCGTCATGGACGCAAGGAGGATTGATTTGGCAGTACGACTACGCTTGGCGCGTGCCGGCAAGAAAAAGCAACCGTTCTATCGCATCGTGGCCGTGGATTCCCGCAAAGCCCGCGACGGGATGTGCGTGGAACGGCTCGGCTACTACAACCCGTTGACCTCACCCCCGCAGGTGGAGGTGAATGAGGAACGCGTGAACTATTGGCTCGACTGCGGGGCACAGCCATCGGACACTGTGCGCAGCCTCCTCTCCCGCAAAGGCATCCTCTTGCGCCGGGACCTGATCAAGAAGGGTTTTGATTCGGCGCGGATCGAAGAGGAATTGAAAAAGTGGGAAGTGCTCCAGATTGAGCGTCGTCGTCGCCTGGAGGCCAAGGAGGCGGAAAAGCGCGCAGCGGCGGCAGAAGAGGTCGAAAAAGCCGAGGCACAGGCGG
Encoded here:
- a CDS encoding P-loop NTPase: GRVEVFGSGGGERLALRVGVPFLGRIPLDPHVAESGDQGKPFAAYLQQSPVAQEFQAIVEKVLAATKGEGEDQEPEGGAAQAREAPSGS
- the ffh gene encoding signal recognition particle protein; protein product: MFQEIATKFDAVIRKLRGHGKLTEKNIAETMREVRRVLLEADVNYRVVKDFIDHVQQRALGVEVMRSVTPGQLVVKIIHDELTALMGGSEEPLRLSRWPSVVVLVGLQGSGKTTFAGKLARHLRQRGRNPLLVAADVRRPAAITQLEVVGKAVDCRVFSAQADAVAICTQALQFARQNGFDVVIIDTGGRLHIDEELMEELVAIKKATSPEEVLLVADGMTGQDAVNAATAFNERLDITGVVLTKMDGDARGGAAMSVRAVTGKPIKFLSVGEKLDALEKFHPERMASRILGMGDVVTLVERAQEALDREKAERLEKKLRRQEFTLEDFYDQLQQLKKMGPLEEVMGMLPGFGRLPLRNLTLDERSMVKTEAIINSMTPEERRRPHIINGSRRRRIARGSGTTVQDVNRVLRQFEMVQRMVKQMSRPGRHMGRTLGLP
- the rpsP gene encoding 30S ribosomal protein S16, coding for MAVRLRLARAGKKKQPFYRIVAVDSRKARDGMCVERLGYYNPLTSPPQVEVNEERVNYWLDCGAQPSDTVRSLLSRKGILLRRDLIKKGFDSARIEEELKKWEVLQIERRRRLEAKEAEKRAAAAEEVEKAEAQAAPEPEAPAEAAPAEGAEEPAPEA